The proteins below are encoded in one region of Calditrichota bacterium:
- a CDS encoding FecR domain-containing protein, producing MGKRTVAWMLAVILLVGTVLSVIGIVASVPAPEEVSTKGRVAHVEGMAKRRGLQSEDWENAYQNTLVTDGDKVRTFRQSRAELELTELDLVRMAPQTTIDIIRLYEEKKAQKRNVAITVQEGDIWASVNGDVGEVDFKIKTPKAAAAITGTTLRLGVASDSTTELRVYRGQVSVTNAPERTDLKPQFIAPPQEVPGPYEIPGPREVSLEEWFYIVKSMQKIKIDKNGRVVQAGSFSTSDPEEQSEWVRWNMRRDLQRRPQPQR from the coding sequence ATGGGCAAGCGAACCGTTGCGTGGATGCTCGCCGTCATCCTGCTTGTGGGGACGGTGCTCAGCGTGATTGGCATAGTGGCCAGCGTTCCAGCGCCCGAGGAGGTGAGTACCAAAGGGCGGGTCGCCCACGTGGAGGGGATGGCAAAGAGGCGCGGGCTGCAGTCGGAGGATTGGGAAAACGCCTATCAGAACACATTGGTGACCGATGGTGACAAGGTGCGCACGTTCAGGCAATCGCGGGCAGAGCTGGAGCTCACCGAGTTGGACTTGGTGCGCATGGCGCCGCAGACCACCATCGACATCATCCGCCTCTACGAGGAGAAAAAGGCCCAGAAGCGCAATGTGGCCATCACCGTGCAGGAGGGGGACATCTGGGCAAGCGTCAATGGCGACGTGGGGGAGGTGGACTTTAAGATCAAGACGCCCAAGGCTGCCGCTGCCATCACCGGAACCACCCTGCGGCTCGGCGTGGCGAGCGATTCCACCACGGAGCTGCGCGTCTATCGGGGCCAGGTGAGCGTGACCAACGCGCCGGAACGCACTGACCTCAAGCCGCAGTTCATCGCGCCGCCGCAAGAGGTGCCGGGGCCTTACGAGATCCCAGGGCCACGGGAGGTGTCGCTGGAGGAGTGGTTCTACATCGTCAAGAGCATGCAGAAGATCAAGATCGACAAGAACGGCCGCGTTGTGCAGGCCGGCTCCTTCAGCACCAGCGACCCCGAGGAGCAGAGCGAGTGGGTGCGCTGGAACATGCGCCGTGACCTGCAGCGGCGTCCGCAACCACAGCGATAA